The sequence GTATTCCAGTAATAATATTTAAAGTTTCAATGAAAGTGTCCTAAAAATCCGTATCGTCATTCTGAGTGAAGCAAAAAATCTCCTGTTTTTCTTTTCAAGTCAAAAAATCAAAAAAGAGATTCTTCGGCCTTCGGCCTTTGGCCTCAGGATGGTAGAGAAATGAAAGTAGAGACAATTCATGAATTGTCATTACAAAAGTATAGCCATTCTAAAGCGACGGAGAATTTCTTACTTTTATGAATTTTTTACCCGACGTATGCTTTAACAGCAATATTATTTAAAAATGGTTTGTATTTCAAGAGGAAGCCCTACCGGTTTAAATCCGGCAGGGGGTTAGATATTAGTGATAGTAGCTTGTGTCTCCTTTCACTTTTCCGGCAAAAACTTTGTATGCATATCTTGTGTAGTAAATAACCAATGGCATAAAGATAACAGCGACGATTAACATAACTTTTAACGTTAATTCTGAAGATGCAGAATTAAACACAGTTAAGCTATATTCAGGATTGATTGTTGACCTTATGAACACCGGGAATGATGCAAGGGCAACGTTTAAAACTGTAGCTCCACTTAACACGCTTGATATAAAAACCATCTTTTCATACTTACCGGATTTTAAAAATTGTAAGTACAAAATCCATGAAATTAACATTACAGCAGGAACAATAAAGAAGATTGGATATTTTAAATAGTTTTCATACAGATATGGAGCTTGGATTAAAGCTAATACGTTTGTTAAAATAACTACAGCTAAGTATCCAAATGCACTTATAACAGCGTATTTTTTAGCCATTTCAAAAACTGAGCCTTCTGTTTTTCTAAGCAGATACGCAGCTCCATGCATTGCAAACATAAATAAGCTGACAAGTCCCATTGCAAGTGGTACAGGTCTTAAAAGTGTGAAGAAATCTCCTAAGTATGCACCATCTTTATCAATAGGAACACCTACAACTGCATTACCTACCGCACAACCAAAAAGAATAGCCGGAAGAACATTTCCAATCCAGTAGATAAAATCAAAAGTTCTTTTCCAGGCTAAAGATTCGGATTTGTTTCTGTATTCAAATGCAATGGCTCTACCAATTAAAGCCCAAAGAACCAATAAAATTGCAATATAGAATCCAGAAAAAGAAGCAGCATAAACAGCCGGAAATGCTGCAAAAAGCATACCTCCACCGGCTATAAGCCATACTTCATTACCATCCCAAACAGGTGCAATTACATTGTATAAAATTTTTCTATCTTCTTCATTTTTCATAAAAATCATAGGAAAGCCTGTTCCAAGGTCAAAACCATCGGTAACTGCATACCCTATCAAAAATATACCTGCTAAAACAAACCATAAGCCTTGAAGTGTAAAAAGCTCCATTGGTAGCATATTAAACACCCCCTTTTGTATCTTTTGAATACATTCCTACTTGAACAGTGCTTGGTACAGTTTCATAATCAACTACAATGTCTTTTTTAGCATACTCTTGAACTTTCTTTTTCATTGTTTTTACATATATAACAAAAATACCTGTGTAAATTAAAATGAACGTTATTACCGAGAACAATACATTAGCAGAAGTATTAAAGTAAGTTACACCATCAGCTGTTTTTAACATTCCTTGGACTAACCATGGTTGACGACCGACTTCAGCTGTAAACCAACCAAGCTCTGATGCTATAAATGGAAGTGGTATTGAGTAAAGAACTGTTTTTAAGAATGCTATATTTTGATAAATAGTTCCTTTTTTGAGCAAGTATAGACCCCATAGAGAGACAAACACAAACAAGAAGCCTAAACCAATCATAAAGTGGAAAGATTGGAACACTACGTTAACACTTGGTAAATCTGCATGGGAAATATTATAAGCCTTTGCATATGCTTTATATTCTGCTAACTGTTGCTTTAACTCTGGAGTTGGATTTACAGCATATTGTTTTTCTAACTCTGCTATTTTTGATTCATAATCTTTTGCTTTTTGCTGATATTCTTTGACAAGGTCGTTAATTCCTTTTACTTCTGCGTTGAAATCATGGTATGATAAAAACGAAGCCATACCTGGAATAGCTATAGGTGCATAAGTTTTTTGTTCTTTTTGATCTACCCAACCGATAGGTATAACAGGAGCTCCTTTTTCAGTATTCCAAATTCCCTCTGCCATAGCAAGTTTTAAAGGTTGATATTTCGCTACATAATAACCACTAATATCACCAAATATGATAGCTAACACTGATACTATAGAAGTATAAATTAGAGCCACTTTCATGCCCAATTTTGCCATCTCAACATGTTGTCTTTTGAGTAAGAAATATGCCAATACACCTAAAACGAAAAATCCTGCTGTAATTTGACCGGCATCAACTGTGTGAAGAAATCTTATTATTGTTGTATGATTTAAAACTGCAGCCCAAAAATCTGTAAGCTCTGCTCTGATTCCCTGCCCAGTTTCAACAATTTTATAACCAGTAGGTGTTTGCATCCAAGAGTTAGCAATTAAAATCCATAATGCAGAAAGATTACTACCAAGAGCTACCATCCATGCTGAAAATGTGTGCATAGCTTCCGATATTCTTCCTCTACCATATAGGAATATACCTATAAACGTAGATTCTAAGAAGAATGCCATTAAACCTTCGATCGCCAATGGTGAACCAAAGATATCACCCACAAATTTTGAATACTGGAACCAATTAGTACCAAACTCAAATTCCATCGTTAAACCAGTTGCCACACCCGCAGCAAAGTTGATAGCAAAAAGCTTCATCAAGAACATAGAGAGCTCATCATACAATGGATTTTTGGTTTTTAGATAAAGAGTTTTGAGGATGGCAATGAAGACAGACAAACCAAGTGTTAATGGAACAAAGATGAAGTGCATGAATGCTGTAAACGCAAACTGGAATCTGGACAAAGCTAACAAGTCCATAGCTAAAACCTCCTGTTAAAAATGATTTAGTTAATATTTATTAACTTTTCTAAATAAAAAAGTATGATGAAAATCATTAAAATTAAAGGGTTGTTCAGTGAGTAAACATTTACTAACTTTGAAATGTAATTATGACGTAAATCATTTTTAAAAAGAAATGGATGCAATAAAGTTAGTATTCATTAACCTATTTTGAAGGAGACAATAATGATAATATCAGACTTAAACCAAAGCAAAGAAAACCAAGGAAAATACAATGGTTATGTAGCAATTCCTATAAAAGCTCCACGAGAAAATCAACCAATCAAGATCTCTCCAGCATTTGGAAAAGTTAAATTTTTTACATTATACGACAAAAACTCAAAGAAAATTGAAATTGTAGAAAATCCAGCAGATAATGGTGGTGGAGTAGTTAGATTTCTAAACAGCCTCGGTATAGAAGAATTAATTACCCTTCATATGGGGAAAGGTGCATACAATATAGCTTTGACCTTTGGGATGAAAATCTATTTTGCTAAAGACGATAAGCAAACTTTAGATGAAGTGATAGCTAAATTTGAGTCAAATCAGCTTCTATTAATTACAGAAGAGAATTTTGAGCTTTTATCACAATTTGGCTGTGGCAGTCATGACCATCACGATCATCATGATTGATTTTTAACGTTTAAGCACACCAAATAAGAAGCTCAGAATAAGGGAATTTTTCGTCATCTGTAAGATGACAAACAGGGTTTGATTATCAAGCATCAGATAAGGGATAATCTATTGATCATTTTGAACAAAAGAAAAAAATCTCCTGCTTTTTTTGAAGTTCTCTTGAGGTTGTTCCAAAAATCTGCATTGTTATTCTGCAGCCGTGCAAAGAATCTCCTATTTTTCTTTTCAAAAAACATTAAAAATCAGATCCTTCACTTTGCTGCTGGACGACAAGGAAAAATAAAAATCTGTCATTCTATACCAGTAAAGAATCCCATACTTTTAAAATGATTTTTTGTCAGACGTATAATTATTGCAATTTATAAAATACATTCTAATAACCTTTTTTAGCTTTACAACTAATATTCAAATGTTAGCTATTTCTAACCTGAGTCTTAACTGATATAATAATTACAAAAAAACCAAGAGGCTTTTATGTGGATACTTGGACAGCATGATGAAGGCTATAGAAAAACAAGAAAATCAATATTAGAGCTTGTTGGAAATACTCCATTAGTAGAACTCAGCAGGTCATTGCCTGAAGATATAAAAAAGAAGAATGTAAAAATTTATGCAAAGTTAGAATCTTATAATCCCGGTGGATCTGTAAAAGACAGACCGGCAACAAGAATGATAGTTGAAGCAATTAATTCCGGAAAACTAACAAAAGATAAAGTTATCATAGATGCAACATCCGGAAACACTGGAATTGCCCTTGCAATGGTTGGAACAGCCCTTGGATATCAAGTTGAACTTGCGATGCCAGCCAATGTTAGCGAAGAAAGAAAGAGAATCATAAAGGCATTTGGAGCCAAAATTCATTTTACAAATCCACTTGAAAGTACAGATGGAGCAATTATTTATGTCAGAAAGCTTGTTGAAAAGTATCCAGAAAAATATTATTACATAGACCAATATAACAATGATGCAAACTGGAAAGCACATTTTGATTCTACCGCAGTGGAAATTTGGAATCAAACAGAAGGAAAGATTACTCACTTTGTTGCCGGAATAGGAACAGGCGGTACCGTTATGGGAACTGGTAGAAGATTAAAAATCTTCAATCCGGATATTCAAGTTATAGGCGTTCAGCCGGATAGCCCATTTCATGGGATAGAGGGATTAAAATATATAGAAACTTCCATAAAGCCAGGTATTTTTGATGAAAACAGGCTTGATAGAACTATCTTTATTGGAACTGATATTGCTTATCAAAGAGCAAGAGAGCTGTCAAGATTGGAAGGCATATTTGTAGGACAATCATCCGGTGCTGCTTATGAGGCAGCAATAAAAGTAGCGAGAGAAATTGATGAAGGTGTTATAGTTTTTATCTGTCCTGATGGTGGAGAAAAATATTTAACAACAGCTTTATATGACTACGAATAAAATTTCTTGCATCCTGCTTGCTGGCGGTCAAAGCAAGAGAATGGGTGAAGATAAAGCATTTTTAAAACTTGATGGACAAACATTTTTAAAAACAATTGTCAAAAAGCTCTATGAAAAATGCGATGAAATCATCCTTTCAATAAATAAAGATGAAGAAATTTATCAAAAAGAACTTCATGGATTTCTTGATAAGACAAGTTTTATCAAAGATAAAAACCCTTACGATGGTCCACTAAACGCAGTTGTGTCAGTAGCAGATAGTATTAATAATCCGTATGTGTTTATGGCTACTGTAGATACTCCACTTTTAAATCCAGAATTAATTGATTTTTATAAAGAAAAAATTTCAGATTATGATTGCATTCTTCCTGTAATCAATGGAAAATACCAACCTTTAAATACGCTTTATAAAAAAGATGCTTTAGAAAAAGCTAAGGAAGTATATAACTCAAGTAAGTCTTTAATGTCTTGGATTGATAAGCTGAATTGCCTAAAATTGTATGAAGATGAAATCTCCAAGATAGACAAGAATCTTTTTAGTTATTGGAGTATTAACACAAAAGATGAGTATGAAAGATTGAAGAATATAAAATAATGAGACTGCTTGCAAAAAATCTACATGTCATTCGAGGCTGTTCCAAAAATCCACATCGTCATTCTGAGCGAAGCGAAGAATCTCAAGTTTTTCTTTTCAAGTCAAAAAATCAAAAAAGAGATCCTTTGGACTTACGCCCTCGGGATGGCAAAAAGGTAAATTTATAAAAATTTTTAAAACGCTCCCATGCTAAACGTCACTTCAGGTTTACGGGACGTTCCTTTAGTAAAACTTTACATCACTTATAATCATTCAATTTTTAATATCACTTTCTTCTTTCAATCTTGTTAAAATTTTTACGATTTTACTCACCATTATTGGGTCGGTATTATCAAGTACAGCTGCTGCTTTTTTTTCATTCATATTAAAAATGATATATGCAGCATCTTCAGCTGACTCCATTTTAGACAGTTTCTGACCTGCCATCTCCGGGTCCATTTTTTCAAATACTTTTGCAAGCTTTTTATATCTTTCATCTTGAATTTTTTTCTTACTTTCTTCTATCTCTTTCTTTAAAAGCTCTAAAGCTTGTTTTTCTTTTTTTATTTGTTCTAGTAAAGCTTCATTTTTTTGATATGTTGCCTTTATTTCATCTCTTATCTGTTTTAACTTTTCAGCTTCTTTTTTTAACTCTTCAACTTGTGCAAAGCTACTACTTATTAAAAATAGAATTCCTATTAAAAATCTCATTTGACTCCACCATTTCTTTAAAATTGTCTAAAATCTGTTTTTTGTTTACTTTTAAAGTAAAATATTTATCAATAGCTTTTTTCTCTGCATTTAGTAATGCTATCTTTTCTTTAATCTGCTCTTTTTCTTTTTCTAAGGATTTTATCTCTTCTTCTATCTTTTTTAACTTTTCTTTTTGATAATTTATAAATTCATATTTTTGTTCCATCGAAAAGATATCGTTAATATTAAGCTCTAATACTAACTTTATTTCATTTTCAATGGCGGATTTTTTATTATAAAATGCTTCTAGGGCCTCATCAATACTTTTTAGCTTTTCTTTTTCAACGTTTAAATAATTATCTTTCACTTTCATTAGTTGTTTTTTGTTTTTCATTTTTCTCTTCAGAATTTTCTTTATATATAAAATCTGCTTTTTCTTTTAATTCTGCTTCTTTATCAGTACCTGTAATAAGATTTATTTCGATTCTTCTGTTTAACCTTCTTCCTACTTCAGAATTGTTTGGAGAGATTGGTTTTGTGTCAGCATAGCCTACCGCACTAAATAGGTAAGGCGGTAAATTCCCGGCAGTTATTAAATATCTTACAACTGCAGCAGCTCTGGATGCAGAAAGCTCCCAGTTCGATGGATAACTGCATGTTGGTCCGGGTGGGATATCATCTGTATGTCCTTCAACTTCTACCGGCAGTTTGGCTTCTTTTATAACTTCAGCAATCCCATTTAACAGCTCTTTATATTCTTGGTTAATTTCTGTGCTACATGAAGGAAACAATATATAATCTAATATTCTAATTCTTACACCTATAGGAATTATTTCAACGCTAACTTTTCCTTCAAGATTTAGTTTTTTAATAATCTGCTGGACTCTTTCTTTTATCTTTTTCTTTGCATCTTCTCTTTTCTGTTTTACTCCGACACCTTCGATTATTGATGGAGGAGCAGATGTAGATATTGGTTTAAAGCTAAATGCAGCAGATATAGCTTCAACAAATGACGCTAATTTTTTCTTATCTATTGTAGAAATAGCAAAAAGTGCAATAAAGAGAGCTAAAAGCAATGACAAAAAATCTGCGTAAGGTACAGCCCACCTTTCCCCTGCACCGTGCTCTTCATGTTTTTTCTTTCTTGCCATATCTTAAGCCTCTTTAGCTTCAGATTTTCCTGTGTAAATCATAAGTTGTTCTCTAAGCATTTTTGGATTTTTAGATAATGCTATTCCAATTATGCCTTCTAATATCATTTCTCTAGTTTTAATTATATCTTTAGCCTTAGCTTTCATTTTGTGTCCCCATGGACCAAAAAGGAGGTAGGAAGATACGATACCTGTAACAGTTGCAGTAAAAGCACCTGCTATACCTTCTGCCATTTCTACCGGATTTTCAAGTCTTTTTAATGCAAGGATTAATCCCATAACTGCACCGACAAGACCAAAAACCGGCGTAGTTTCTCCTGCCGTAATCCAGTATTTTGCAGCACCTTCATAATACTCCTCTATCTCTCCAATCTCCAGCTCCAATCTTTCTCTGATCACTTCAGGCTCCAATCCATCCACAAGCATCTGCAGACCTTTTCTAAAAAATGGATCATCTATATTACCTATATCAGATTCTATTGCTAAAATTCCTTCTTTTCTTGCCTTTTCAGCTATTTTTATAATTTGCTCTAAAGTCTCTTCCGGATTTAATTGAGGATTGCCAAATACGATTTTAAGTTCTTTGTAAGCAGCTGCAACATATTTTTGTTTTGTTGCTACGGCAGCAGCTGATAATGTTGTAGGTACGACTATTATAATAGAAGATATATGAACAAGTCCGGCTGGGTTTCCACCTTCCAATATATCACCTATAGCAAACAAAACTAAGGCAGCGATTATCCCACCGATTGTGGTAATATCCATTATTTTTATGCCTCCCTTTTTTTAGAAATTATTATAACTCAAATTTTCTTTACATCTTCTATAATTTCACCATCTTTTAATTTTATGATTCTTTGAGTTCTTTCTGCTAAATCAATCTCGTGAGTTACCATGATTATAGTTCTTCCTTCTTTGTTTAAATTTTCAAATATTTCCATGACTATTTCGGTATTTTTTGAGTCAAGGTTGCCCGTTGGTTCGTCTGCAATGATTACTAATGGATTGTTTGATAAAGCTCTTGCAATAGAGACTCTTTGCTGTTCGCCACCTGATAGCTCGTAAGGTCTTCTGTCTTGCTTTTTTCCAAGTCCAAGCTTTTCGAGATTCTTTATTGCTATATCTACTGCCACAGATTTTTCTACGCCGCTTTTTAACATTGGAACCATAACGTTTTCTAAAGCTGTAAGCTCATTTATCAGATAATGAAACTGAAACACGAATCCAAATTTTTTATTTCTTATTTCTGAAATTCTTTTTTTATCCTTAAAATTTATCTCTTGATTTTCAACAAAAACTTTTCCGTCTGTTGGTTGGTCTAAAAGTCCAAGTATGTATAACAATGTACTTTTTCCTGAACCGGATGGACCTATGATACTTACAAACTCTCCTTGGTTTACTGATAGATTTATATTTTTTAAAATATGCTCATTGGCAATAAACTTGTTTATATTTTCTACTTTTATAATTTCCATCATCCACCACTTCTAAAAATATCAACAGGATTTAACTTAGATGCTTTGTAAGATGGATAAAAAGATGCCAGTATGGAGAAAAACATTGAAAAAACAAAGCCATAAACAAAGTAAAGAATGCTTCTATCAAGAATAAAGCCTTTTGCTCTTATTAAACCTTCAACGTCTATCCTTAAGCTTGATAGCCATTCTTGGATAGAATAGCCAAGTATTGCTCCTATTATGTAGCCAAAAAAGCCAATGATTACACCTTGAAATGTAAAGATTTTTATTATTTCATCATCTTCATACCCAACGGTCTTTAAAATTGCTATATCTTTTTTCTTTTCCATAACTGTCATCATTATGATGTTAAAAATTCCAAAAGCTGATACTACCAAAATAGCAAATACTATCATGTATGTGATGTAGTTTTGGATTTTAAAAAGCTGTAGAAAGTTTTTGTATGCAAACTGCCAGCTTTCAGTGTAATAACCGGTCTCTTGTGAGATTAATCTTGCTAACCTTTCTGCTTTATTTACATCTTTTATCTTAAATATTAGCTCATTAACTTCATTTGGTCTTTGAAGCATGGTCTGAAGCGTTCTAAGGTTTAAATAAACTCTTGTTTGGTCTAAGTTTGTAATTCCTGAGTTAAAAAAATCAACAACCTTAAACAGATGTGTGTTTCCGTTTGGCGTTGTTAGAATTACTTTCTTTCCCGTTTCGTATATTCCAAGGTCTTTGGCGAGAAGTTTACCGATGATTATGCTGTTTTCGTCTGCTAATAAAACATCTAATCGTTTATTTTCTATAAATTTATCAATTACCGATGCTTTTCTTTCCAAATTTGGGTCTATACCAATCAATGACCCAGACTTTTCAACTGTTCCATATTTTAATATACCTTGACTTACAAGATGTGGTGCTACACCAAGAATATCAGGATTGTTTGAGTACTTTTCTATTATAAATTTGTAATCTGTGATTTTATCCTTCTTTTCAGGAGGTTTAGACCCAAGAATTACCGGAATAATTTTATCACCATAGTAAATTTTTAGAATTCTATCCGGTATATCTTCCGGCTTGGTCTTAAGTGTAATGTGTGCGTTTAGGTCTATTGCTTGCTCTACAAAGTATTTTTGAAATCCATTCATCAATGAAGCCATAACTATAAAAGCTGCAACGCCGATCCCAACACCAACAATCGAGACAAAAGTCTGTCTTTTTCTTTCAACTAAAAACTTTAAAGCTAAAAAAAGTATATGATACATCTTATTTACCAATGACTATGGTTTGACCTTCGTTTAAACCACTTAAAACTCTTAGATAACCATTATATTTTTCTTTATCAACTTCTACTTTTACATTCTTGATTTCTCCATTTTCCAACAATTTGACATATCCGTTTTTATAAGCATTCTCCGGAATAAACAAGCCAGAAACCTTTCCTAAAATTATATTAGATTCTACCGTCATGTTTAACAAAACAGGTCTGTCATAGTTAACATCTGCTTTAACTTTGACCGTTCTTGAATTTTTGTCGGATTGAGACTCTATCGTTTTAATTTTTCCGGTGAAAACTTTATCCGGATAAGAGTCAAGCTTTACAAGGACTTCCATTCCTTCTTTAAGCAATGGTGCATACTCTTCATCTACCGATAAAACCGTCTCTGTCTTATCTAAACTTCCAATAGCAAAAAGCTGATTATTTTGAGAGATGTTATTTAGATAGTCTCCTTCATTTACAAATTTTCTTAAAACTCTGCCATCTGTTGGAGATTTTATATAGTATTTATCAATCTCTTTGACTACTTCCGACTTTTTAGCTTCAAAGCTTTTTAGCTGATAAGACAACTCTTTTAAACTATCTTGATAGCTTGCAACCGCTTTCTCATAATCTCTCTTGGCTACTTCTAAATTTTTAGCTACCTCATCAAACTGCTCTTTTGGGATCAACCCTTTTTCAAATAGATTTTTTCTTCTCTCGTAAACCTTTAGAAGATTTTCATAGTTTG comes from Sulfurihydrogenibium sp. and encodes:
- the cysM gene encoding cysteine synthase B; its protein translation is MWILGQHDEGYRKTRKSILELVGNTPLVELSRSLPEDIKKKNVKIYAKLESYNPGGSVKDRPATRMIVEAINSGKLTKDKVIIDATSGNTGIALAMVGTALGYQVELAMPANVSEERKRIIKAFGAKIHFTNPLESTDGAIIYVRKLVEKYPEKYYYIDQYNNDANWKAHFDSTAVEIWNQTEGKITHFVAGIGTGGTVMGTGRRLKIFNPDIQVIGVQPDSPFHGIEGLKYIETSIKPGIFDENRLDRTIFIGTDIAYQRARELSRLEGIFVGQSSGAAYEAAIKVAREIDEGVIVFICPDGGEKYLTTALYDYE
- a CDS encoding ABC transporter ATP-binding protein, with product MEIIKVENINKFIANEHILKNINLSVNQGEFVSIIGPSGSGKSTLLYILGLLDQPTDGKVFVENQEINFKDKKRISEIRNKKFGFVFQFHYLINELTALENVMVPMLKSGVEKSVAVDIAIKNLEKLGLGKKQDRRPYELSGGEQQRVSIARALSNNPLVIIADEPTGNLDSKNTEIVMEIFENLNKEGRTIIMVTHEIDLAERTQRIIKLKDGEIIEDVKKI
- a CDS encoding flagellar motor protein MotB; protein product: MARKKKHEEHGAGERWAVPYADFLSLLLALFIALFAISTIDKKKLASFVEAISAAFSFKPISTSAPPSIIEGVGVKQKREDAKKKIKERVQQIIKKLNLEGKVSVEIIPIGVRIRILDYILFPSCSTEINQEYKELLNGIAEVIKEAKLPVEVEGHTDDIPPGPTCSYPSNWELSASRAAAVVRYLITAGNLPPYLFSAVGYADTKPISPNNSEVGRRLNRRIEINLITGTDKEAELKEKADFIYKENSEEKNEKQKTTNESER
- a CDS encoding NifB/NifX family molybdenum-iron cluster-binding protein translates to MIISDLNQSKENQGKYNGYVAIPIKAPRENQPIKISPAFGKVKFFTLYDKNSKKIEIVENPADNGGGVVRFLNSLGIEELITLHMGKGAYNIALTFGMKIYFAKDDKQTLDEVIAKFESNQLLLITEENFELLSQFGCGSHDHHDHHD
- a CDS encoding molybdenum cofactor guanylyltransferase; this translates as MTTNKISCILLAGGQSKRMGEDKAFLKLDGQTFLKTIVKKLYEKCDEIILSINKDEEIYQKELHGFLDKTSFIKDKNPYDGPLNAVVSVADSINNPYVFMATVDTPLLNPELIDFYKEKISDYDCILPVINGKYQPLNTLYKKDALEKAKEVYNSSKSLMSWIDKLNCLKLYEDEISKIDKNLFSYWSINTKDEYERLKNIK
- the cydB gene encoding cytochrome d ubiquinol oxidase subunit II — protein: MLPMELFTLQGLWFVLAGIFLIGYAVTDGFDLGTGFPMIFMKNEEDRKILYNVIAPVWDGNEVWLIAGGGMLFAAFPAVYAASFSGFYIAILLVLWALIGRAIAFEYRNKSESLAWKRTFDFIYWIGNVLPAILFGCAVGNAVVGVPIDKDGAYLGDFFTLLRPVPLAMGLVSLFMFAMHGAAYLLRKTEGSVFEMAKKYAVISAFGYLAVVILTNVLALIQAPYLYENYLKYPIFFIVPAVMLISWILYLQFLKSGKYEKMVFISSVLSGATVLNVALASFPVFIRSTINPEYSLTVFNSASSELTLKVMLIVAVIFMPLVIYYTRYAYKVFAGKVKGDTSYYH
- a CDS encoding ABC transporter permease; amino-acid sequence: MVNKMYHILFLALKFLVERKRQTFVSIVGVGIGVAAFIVMASLMNGFQKYFVEQAIDLNAHITLKTKPEDIPDRILKIYYGDKIIPVILGSKPPEKKDKITDYKFIIEKYSNNPDILGVAPHLVSQGILKYGTVEKSGSLIGIDPNLERKASVIDKFIENKRLDVLLADENSIIIGKLLAKDLGIYETGKKVILTTPNGNTHLFKVVDFFNSGITNLDQTRVYLNLRTLQTMLQRPNEVNELIFKIKDVNKAERLARLISQETGYYTESWQFAYKNFLQLFKIQNYITYMIVFAILVVSAFGIFNIIMMTVMEKKKDIAILKTVGYEDDEIIKIFTFQGVIIGFFGYIIGAILGYSIQEWLSSLRIDVEGLIRAKGFILDRSILYFVYGFVFSMFFSILASFYPSYKASKLNPVDIFRSGG
- a CDS encoding cytochrome ubiquinol oxidase subunit I, with product MDLLALSRFQFAFTAFMHFIFVPLTLGLSVFIAILKTLYLKTKNPLYDELSMFLMKLFAINFAAGVATGLTMEFEFGTNWFQYSKFVGDIFGSPLAIEGLMAFFLESTFIGIFLYGRGRISEAMHTFSAWMVALGSNLSALWILIANSWMQTPTGYKIVETGQGIRAELTDFWAAVLNHTTIIRFLHTVDAGQITAGFFVLGVLAYFLLKRQHVEMAKLGMKVALIYTSIVSVLAIIFGDISGYYVAKYQPLKLAMAEGIWNTEKGAPVIPIGWVDQKEQKTYAPIAIPGMASFLSYHDFNAEVKGINDLVKEYQQKAKDYESKIAELEKQYAVNPTPELKQQLAEYKAYAKAYNISHADLPSVNVVFQSFHFMIGLGFLFVFVSLWGLYLLKKGTIYQNIAFLKTVLYSIPLPFIASELGWFTAEVGRQPWLVQGMLKTADGVTYFNTSANVLFSVITFILIYTGIFVIYVKTMKKKVQEYAKKDIVVDYETVPSTVQVGMYSKDTKGGV
- the motA gene encoding flagellar motor stator protein MotA, with product MDITTIGGIIAALVLFAIGDILEGGNPAGLVHISSIIIVVPTTLSAAAVATKQKYVAAAYKELKIVFGNPQLNPEETLEQIIKIAEKARKEGILAIESDIGNIDDPFFRKGLQMLVDGLEPEVIRERLELEIGEIEEYYEGAAKYWITAGETTPVFGLVGAVMGLILALKRLENPVEMAEGIAGAFTATVTGIVSSYLLFGPWGHKMKAKAKDIIKTREMILEGIIGIALSKNPKMLREQLMIYTGKSEAKEA
- a CDS encoding efflux RND transporter periplasmic adaptor subunit; translated protein: MKKIFLIFAIFLVSIALFYFYNKSKNGYEIYKLEKKEVVKSIYASGYIDSENSVIVKSEVSGYVEKIYVKENDQVKKGQILAKISNPTLYENLKDVEFQAQIIKQKLSENSDFRKQFIENIEMKKANYENLLKVYERRKNLFEKGLIPKEQFDEVAKNLEVAKRDYEKAVASYQDSLKELSYQLKSFEAKKSEVVKEIDKYYIKSPTDGRVLRKFVNEGDYLNNISQNNQLFAIGSLDKTETVLSVDEEYAPLLKEGMEVLVKLDSYPDKVFTGKIKTIESQSDKNSRTVKVKADVNYDRPVLLNMTVESNIILGKVSGLFIPENAYKNGYVKLLENGEIKNVKVEVDKEKYNGYLRVLSGLNEGQTIVIGK